A genomic stretch from Parus major isolate Abel chromosome 28, Parus_major1.1, whole genome shotgun sequence includes:
- the RPL36 gene encoding 60S ribosomal protein L36 yields MAIRYPMAVGLNKGYKVTKNVSKPRQCRRRGRLTKHTKFVRDMIREVCGFAPYERRAMELLKVSKDKRALKFIKKRVGTHIRAKRKREELSNVLAAMRKAAAKKD; encoded by the exons ATGGCCATCCGCTACCCCATGGCCGTGGGCCTTAACAAGGGCTACAAGGTGACCAAGAATGTGTCCAAGCCCCGGCAGTGTCGCCGCCGCGGG CGCCTGACCAAACACACCAAGTTTGTGCGAGACATGATCAGGGAAGTCTGTGGCTTTGCACCTTATGAGCGACGTGCAATGGAGTTGctgaaagtgtccaaggacaAACGTGCTCTGAAGTTCATCAAGAAGCGG gttGGCACTCACATTCGGGCCAAGAGGAAGCGGGAGGAACTCAGTAATGTCCTGGCAGCCATGAGGAAAGCTGCTGCAAAGAAGGATTGA